A single region of the Leptospiraceae bacterium genome encodes:
- a CDS encoding thioredoxin domain-containing protein, giving the protein MKQISINSKKFSINLYSGCIILVAAFFLFLSSCREVAKPQVETKNIFLPTEAQITQVLQSKEDYKMLDDHAKSRGETNAKEYHAKLASDISDEELQPYYNKYKPAGMENLGVEAISRERKKILDRLVWYKIVQEVNLKVEMKELEFKKVDWKKIPFDEEPTIGNQFAKITVFEFSDFECHYCSKSQADSIALREKYGKKIFWVFKDFPLQEIHEDAFQAHISANCVLEVQPEKYWSHFKTLFDNYKSLQKDNLVSFIQDNGIDEKRWKACMKDPELQKQIISEIQEDLKEGKKMGIKGTPTFIINGKLIVGARGFDFFDSIIEKELKAAK; this is encoded by the coding sequence ATGAAACAAATATCTATCAATTCAAAGAAATTTTCAATTAACCTCTACTCGGGCTGCATTATTCTAGTCGCAGCTTTCTTCCTTTTTTTATCTAGCTGTCGAGAAGTAGCAAAGCCTCAAGTAGAGACTAAAAATATTTTTCTTCCAACGGAAGCGCAAATCACACAAGTCCTTCAATCGAAAGAGGATTACAAGATGTTAGACGATCACGCCAAGTCAAGAGGGGAGACGAATGCAAAAGAATACCACGCTAAATTAGCGAGTGATATTTCAGATGAAGAATTGCAACCCTATTATAATAAATACAAACCAGCCGGAATGGAAAATCTTGGAGTAGAGGCAATCAGTCGAGAGAGAAAAAAAATTCTAGATCGATTGGTCTGGTATAAGATTGTCCAAGAAGTAAATTTAAAAGTAGAGATGAAAGAATTAGAATTTAAAAAAGTAGATTGGAAGAAAATTCCTTTTGATGAAGAGCCGACGATTGGAAATCAATTTGCAAAAATCACAGTGTTTGAATTTTCCGATTTCGAATGCCATTATTGCTCCAAATCGCAAGCTGATTCTATTGCCCTTCGAGAAAAATACGGAAAGAAAATCTTTTGGGTTTTCAAAGACTTCCCCTTACAAGAAATTCATGAAGATGCCTTTCAGGCTCATATCTCAGCCAATTGTGTATTGGAAGTTCAACCCGAAAAATATTGGTCGCATTTCAAAACTCTTTTTGATAACTACAAAAGTCTGCAAAAGGATAATTTAGTTTCTTTTATCCAGGACAATGGAATCGACGAAAAAAGATGGAAAGCATGCATGAAAGACCCAGAATTACAAAAGCAAATCATTTCCGAAATTCAAGAAGACTTAAAAGAAGGCAAGAAAATGGGAATCAAAGGAACTCCAACTTTTATCATTAACGGAAAATTAATAGTAGGCGCTCGTGGCTTTGATTTCTTTGACTCCATAATCGAAAAGGAATTAAAAGCGGCAAAGTAA